The following coding sequences are from one Prionailurus viverrinus isolate Anna chromosome D2, UM_Priviv_1.0, whole genome shotgun sequence window:
- the RGR gene encoding RPE-retinal G protein-coupled receptor isoform X1, whose translation MAESGSLPTGFGELEVLAVGMVLLVEALTGLCLNSLTILSFCKTPELRTPTHLLVLSLALADSGISLNALVAATSSLLRRWPYGSNGCQAHGFQGFVTALASICSSAAIAWGRYHHYCSRSQLAWNTAISLVICVWLSSAFWAALPLLGWGHYDYEPLGTCCTLDYSRGDRNFTSFLFTMAFFNFFVPLFITFISYRLMEQKLRKTGHLQVNTTLPARTLLFGWGPYALLYLYATIADVSSVSPKLQMVPALVAKTVPTINAINYALGGEMVHRGIWQCLSPQGSGLDRAR comes from the exons ATGGCAGAATCTGGGTCCTTGCCCACCGGCTTCGGGGAGCTGGAGGTGCTGGCTGTGGGGATGGTGCTGCTGGTAGAAG CTCTCACCGGCCTCTGCCTCAATAGCCTCACCATCCTCTCTTTCTGCAAGACCCCGGAGCTGCGGACCCCCACCCACCTGCTGGTGCTGAGCCTGGCTCTGGCGGACAGTGGGATCAGCCTGAATGCTCTCGTGGCAGCCACATCCAGCCTCCTCCG GCGCTGGCCCTATGGCTCCAACGGCTGCCAGGCTCATGGCTTCCAGGGCTTCGTGACGGCGTTGGCCAGCATCTGCAGCAGCGCAGCCATCGCCTGGGGGCGCTATCACCACTACTGCTCGC GCAGCCAACTGGCCTGGAATACGGCCATCTCCTTGGTGATCTGTGTGTGGCTGTCTTCTGCCTTCTGGGCAGCACTGCCCCTCCTGGGCTGGGGCCACTATGACTATGAGCCGCTGGGGACGTGCTGCACCCTGGACTACTCCAGGGGGGACAG AAACTTCACCAGCTTCCTCTTTACCATGGCCTTTTTCAACTTCTTCGTGCCTCTCTTCATCACATTCATATCCTATCGGCTCATGGAACAGAAACTCAGAAAGACTGGCCACCTCCAG GTGAACACCACTCTGCCAGCCAGGACACTGCTGTTCGGTTGGGGCCCCTATGCCCTCCTGTACCTATATGCCACCATCGCGGATGTGAGCTCCGTCTCCCCCAAGCTGCAAATG GTGCCGGCCCTTGTTGCCAAAACGGTGCCCACGATCAATGCTATCAACTATGCCCTGGGCGGCGAGATGGTCCACAGGGGGATTTGGCAGTGCCTCTCACCTCAGGGAAGCGGGCTGGACCGAGCCCGGTGA
- the RGR gene encoding RPE-retinal G protein-coupled receptor isoform X2 gives MAESGSLPTGFGELEVLAVGMVLLVEALTGLCLNSLTILSFCKTPELRTPTHLLVLSLALADSGISLNALVAATSSLLRVSHRRWPYGSNGCQAHGFQGFVTALASICSSAAIAWGRYHHYCSRSQLAWNTAISLVICVWLSSAFWAALPLLGWGHYDYEPLGTCCTLDYSRGDRNFTSFLFTMAFFNFFVPLFITFISYRLMEQKLRKTGHLQVNTTLPARTLLFGWGPYALLYLYATIADVSSVSPKLQMVPALVAKTVPTINAINYALGGEMVHRGIWQCLSPQGSGLDRAR, from the exons ATGGCAGAATCTGGGTCCTTGCCCACCGGCTTCGGGGAGCTGGAGGTGCTGGCTGTGGGGATGGTGCTGCTGGTAGAAG CTCTCACCGGCCTCTGCCTCAATAGCCTCACCATCCTCTCTTTCTGCAAGACCCCGGAGCTGCGGACCCCCACCCACCTGCTGGTGCTGAGCCTGGCTCTGGCGGACAGTGGGATCAGCCTGAATGCTCTCGTGGCAGCCACATCCAGCCTCCTCCG TGTCTCCCACAGGCGCTGGCCCTATGGCTCCAACGGCTGCCAGGCTCATGGCTTCCAGGGCTTCGTGACGGCGTTGGCCAGCATCTGCAGCAGCGCAGCCATCGCCTGGGGGCGCTATCACCACTACTGCTCGC GCAGCCAACTGGCCTGGAATACGGCCATCTCCTTGGTGATCTGTGTGTGGCTGTCTTCTGCCTTCTGGGCAGCACTGCCCCTCCTGGGCTGGGGCCACTATGACTATGAGCCGCTGGGGACGTGCTGCACCCTGGACTACTCCAGGGGGGACAG AAACTTCACCAGCTTCCTCTTTACCATGGCCTTTTTCAACTTCTTCGTGCCTCTCTTCATCACATTCATATCCTATCGGCTCATGGAACAGAAACTCAGAAAGACTGGCCACCTCCAG GTGAACACCACTCTGCCAGCCAGGACACTGCTGTTCGGTTGGGGCCCCTATGCCCTCCTGTACCTATATGCCACCATCGCGGATGTGAGCTCCGTCTCCCCCAAGCTGCAAATG GTGCCGGCCCTTGTTGCCAAAACGGTGCCCACGATCAATGCTATCAACTATGCCCTGGGCGGCGAGATGGTCCACAGGGGGATTTGGCAGTGCCTCTCACCTCAGGGAAGCGGGCTGGACCGAGCCCGGTGA